The following are from one region of the Tenacibaculum dicentrarchi genome:
- the tgt gene encoding tRNA guanosine(34) transglycosylase Tgt, with protein MQFDLKITDPKSKARAGVITTDHGTIETPIFMPVGTVGTVKGVHQSELKDEINPDIILGNTYHLYLRPKLKTLEAAGGLHKFMNWDRNILTDSGGYQVYSLSGRRKINEEGVKFKSHIDGSMHFFTPENVMETQRTIGADIIMAFDECTPYPCDYNYAKRSMHMTHRWLTRCVNHLEKLPFKYGYKQAFFPIVQGSTYKDLRKQSAEYIASVGAEGNAIGGLSVGEPAEELYAMTEVVTAILPEDKPRYLMGVGTPINILENIALGIDMFDCVMPTRNARNGMLFTAHGSINIKNKKWENDFSPIDDMGITYVDTMYSKAYLRHLFAAKEMLGKQIASIHNLGFYLWLTREARKHIIAGDFVQWKDKMIKQMDNRL; from the coding sequence ATGCAATTCGACTTAAAAATAACAGACCCAAAAAGTAAAGCCCGCGCAGGAGTTATTACTACCGATCACGGAACAATTGAAACACCAATTTTTATGCCAGTAGGAACTGTTGGTACAGTAAAAGGTGTACATCAATCTGAATTAAAAGATGAAATAAACCCCGATATAATTTTAGGGAATACGTACCATTTATATTTACGCCCAAAATTAAAAACTTTAGAAGCCGCAGGTGGTTTGCATAAGTTTATGAATTGGGATCGAAATATTCTAACTGATAGTGGTGGATATCAAGTATATTCATTATCTGGAAGAAGAAAAATAAATGAAGAAGGTGTAAAGTTCAAAAGCCATATTGATGGTTCAATGCACTTTTTTACACCTGAAAATGTTATGGAAACTCAGCGTACTATTGGTGCTGATATAATCATGGCTTTTGATGAATGTACACCATATCCTTGCGATTATAACTACGCAAAACGTTCAATGCACATGACACACCGTTGGTTAACACGTTGTGTAAATCATCTAGAAAAACTACCTTTTAAATACGGGTATAAACAAGCATTTTTCCCGATTGTTCAAGGAAGTACCTATAAAGATTTAAGAAAACAATCTGCAGAATATATCGCATCCGTAGGAGCAGAAGGAAATGCCATTGGAGGATTATCAGTAGGCGAACCAGCCGAAGAGTTATACGCAATGACCGAAGTTGTAACTGCTATTTTACCTGAAGATAAGCCTCGTTATTTAATGGGAGTTGGTACGCCAATTAATATTTTAGAAAATATCGCACTAGGTATTGATATGTTTGACTGTGTGATGCCAACACGTAACGCTCGTAATGGAATGTTATTTACTGCACATGGGTCTATCAATATTAAAAATAAAAAATGGGAAAATGATTTTTCTCCTATTGATGATATGGGAATTACCTATGTAGATACTATGTATTCTAAAGCGTATTTACGTCACTTATTTGCGGCAAAAGAAATGCTAGGAAAGCAAATTGCGTCTATTCATAATTTAGGGTTTTATCTATGGTTAACAAGAGAAGCTAGAAAGCATATTATTGCTGGTGATTTTGTACAATGGAAAGATAAAATGATCAAACAAATGGATAACCGTTTATAA
- the rluF gene encoding 23S rRNA pseudouridine(2604) synthase RluF — MENQKKNNKVSVNLNKFISSTGICSRRDAEKFINAGRVTINKNVAQLGNRVSKGDDVRVDGRRLIVKETTLYIALNKPVGIVCTTDSREKDNIVKFVGHPDRLFPIGRLDKPSEGLIFLTNDGDIVNKILRAGNNHEKEYIVTVDKKITDEFIAKMSNGIPMLGTVTQKCKVEKITDFIFQITLTQGLNRQIRRMCEYLEYEVTKLKRNRIMNVSLGNLKSGDWRELTEKEMNEINQMISSSSKTEEASDFKRNKLKQSKRAREENQVGQANKSGQKGQVKQAKKAKQTDNKEQVNKKSAAFRKKSPKTIRTAKAHARAKSAARRRK; from the coding sequence ATGGAAAATCAAAAAAAAAACAATAAAGTTTCAGTAAATCTTAATAAATTTATAAGTAGTACAGGGATTTGTTCTCGTAGAGATGCTGAAAAATTTATTAACGCAGGTAGAGTTACAATCAATAAAAATGTAGCACAATTAGGTAATAGAGTTTCTAAAGGAGATGATGTTCGGGTTGATGGTCGACGTTTAATAGTTAAAGAAACAACACTTTATATCGCTTTAAATAAACCCGTAGGCATTGTTTGTACTACCGATAGTCGAGAAAAAGATAATATAGTAAAGTTTGTAGGGCATCCTGACAGGTTATTTCCAATTGGTCGTTTAGACAAACCATCGGAAGGGTTAATTTTTTTAACCAACGATGGCGATATCGTTAATAAAATACTAAGAGCAGGAAACAATCATGAAAAGGAATATATTGTGACTGTTGATAAAAAAATTACAGATGAATTTATTGCTAAAATGAGTAACGGAATACCGATGTTAGGAACGGTAACTCAAAAATGTAAGGTTGAAAAAATAACAGATTTTATATTTCAAATTACCTTAACCCAAGGATTAAATCGTCAAATCCGTAGAATGTGTGAATATTTAGAGTACGAGGTAACTAAATTAAAGCGTAATCGTATTATGAATGTTTCTTTAGGAAATTTAAAATCTGGAGATTGGCGTGAGTTAACCGAAAAGGAAATGAACGAAATTAATCAAATGATTTCTAGTTCATCAAAAACTGAAGAAGCTTCTGATTTTAAGAGGAATAAGTTGAAACAAAGCAAGCGGGCAAGGGAAGAAAATCAAGTAGGTCAAGCAAATAAATCAGGTCAAAAAGGACAGGTAAAACAAGCGAAAAAAGCAAAACAAACAGATAATAAAGAGCAAGTTAATAAAAAAAGTGCTGCTTTTAGAAAAAAATCGCCAAAAACCATACGAACTGCAAAAGCACATGCAAGGGCTAAATCAGCAGCAAGAAGACGTAAATAA
- a CDS encoding PorP/SprF family type IX secretion system membrane protein, whose product MRKIFITISILICSVKLVAQEINLPQYVSHMADNPFLISPSYAGIGSEFKVRLNGVSQWIGVKESPDTQSLIIDARLAERFGGGLTVFNDKNGFTSQKGIKLSLASHLTLSQFHDSFLSFGLTYNFVQFGIDTSQNNSGQIVSNKSETNSNFDVGLLYRYERFSISVNANNILDKKIENLLTSEPEDLGRYTVYTSYVLARISNKIEIEPSIFVEYYESDKRSRTDLNVKVRKGIYDGYVWAGLSYTSLNDQLFKPHALAPLVGLKKNNLYMSYGFSIDLNKTQNFNYGSHMITLGFDYDRRPSLARCTQKMIIF is encoded by the coding sequence ATGAGAAAAATATTCATAACAATAAGTATTCTAATTTGTAGCGTAAAATTAGTGGCTCAGGAAATTAACTTACCACAATATGTAAGCCATATGGCAGATAATCCTTTTTTGATATCGCCAAGTTATGCTGGTATTGGCTCGGAATTTAAGGTTCGATTAAATGGTGTAAGTCAGTGGATTGGGGTTAAAGAATCTCCTGATACACAATCGTTAATTATAGATGCTCGTTTGGCAGAGCGTTTTGGAGGTGGGCTAACTGTTTTTAATGATAAAAATGGGTTTACAAGTCAAAAAGGAATTAAATTATCATTGGCAAGTCACTTAACGCTAAGTCAATTTCACGATAGTTTTTTATCCTTCGGATTGACCTATAATTTTGTACAGTTTGGGATTGATACTTCTCAAAATAATTCAGGACAAATAGTATCTAATAAATCGGAAACAAATTCTAATTTTGATGTAGGACTGTTGTACCGTTACGAACGTTTTAGTATTAGTGTAAACGCAAATAATATTTTAGATAAAAAAATAGAGAATTTATTAACAAGTGAGCCAGAAGATTTAGGGCGTTACACTGTTTATACTTCTTATGTTTTAGCTAGAATTAGCAATAAAATAGAAATAGAGCCGTCTATATTTGTAGAATATTATGAATCTGACAAAAGATCAAGAACAGATTTGAATGTAAAAGTGAGAAAAGGTATTTATGATGGTTATGTTTGGGCAGGTTTAAGTTATACCTCATTAAATGATCAACTATTTAAACCACATGCTCTTGCACCTTTAGTAGGGTTAAAAAAGAATAATTTATATATGTCGTACGGTTTTAGTATCGATTTAAATAAAACACAGAATTTTAATTATGGAAGTCATATGATAACACTTGGTTTTGATTACGATAGACGTCCAAGTTTAGCAAGATGTACCCAAAAAATGATTATTTTTTAA